The Branchiostoma lanceolatum isolate klBraLanc5 chromosome 10, klBraLanc5.hap2, whole genome shotgun sequence genome has a window encoding:
- the LOC136443250 gene encoding uncharacterized protein produces the protein MMWTHLLQLTSHTVETELCSWNQHLQLTSHTVETELCSWNQHLQLTSHTVETELCSWNQHLQLTSHTVETELCSWNQHLQLTSHTVETELCSWNQHLQLTSHTVETELCSWNQHLQLTSHTVETELCSWNQHLQLTSHTVETELCSWNQHLQLTSHTVETELCSWNQHLQLTSHTVETELCSWNQHLQLTSHTVETELCSWNQHLQLTSHTVETELCSWNQHLQLTSHTVETELCSWNQHLQLTSHTVGMELGLQVPAIADPVQVPVPVKGQHLQKNLTGTMTFLVWLMSPNAKDYSAVCAPTARAMQTAAH, from the coding sequence ATGATGTGGACCCACCTACTCCAATTGACATCTCACACCGTGGAGACAGAGCTGTGCTCGTGGAACCAGCACCTCCAACTGACATCTCACACCGTGGAGACGGAGCTGTGCTCGTGGAACCAGCACCTCCAACTGACATCTCACACCGTGGAGACGGAGCTGTGCTCGTGGAACCAGCACCTCCAACTGACATCTCACACCGTGGAGACGGAGCTGTGCTCGTGGAACCAGCACCTCCAACTGACATCTCACACCGTGGAGACAGAGCTGTGCTCGTGGAACCAGCACCTCCAACTGACATCTCACACCGTGGAGACGGAGCTGTGCTCGTGGAACCAGCACCTCCAACTGACATCTCACACCGTGGAGACGGAGCTGTGCTCGTGGAACCAGCACCTCCAACTGACATCTCACACCGTGGAGACGGAGCTGTGCTCGTGGAACCAGCACCTCCAGCTGACATCTCACACCGTGGAGACGGAGCTGTGCTCGTGGAACCAGCACCTCCAGCTGACATCTCACACCGTGGAGACGGAGCTGTGCTCGTGGAACCAGCACCTCCAGCTGACATCTCACACCGTGGAGACGGAGCTGTGCTCGTGGAACCAGCACCTCCAGCTGACATCTCACACCGTGGAGACGGAGCTGTGCTCGTGGAACCAGCACCTCCAACTGACATCTCACACCGTGGAGACAGAGCTGTGCTCGTGGAACCAGCACCTCCAACTGACATCTCACACCGTGGGGATGGAGCTTGGTCTTCAAGTTCCAGCAATAGCGGATCCAGTACAAGTTCCAGTACCAGTGAAGGGTCAACATCTTCAGAAGAATCTAACGGGTACAATGACCTTCCTAGTGTGGCTGATGTCCCCAAACGCAAAGGACTACAGTGCAGTCTGTGCACCCACGGCAAGAGCTATGCAAACAGCAGCTCACTAG
- the LOC136443249 gene encoding uncharacterized protein has translation MPRRLRLTLYPRKTCKSKSGAQKANAQHTNDATCDDGWVTEEEDAFPVLESTEKSPYSPCRKRSRKSLYSTPRRKAKRSIQSPITPVSQKSRVRKKIRFGTPVKSDDVGVDLFEFDEVSRTKEKETQTSAGDVRDGMDADSTALVDEVLNEMIDLLPKVILELKHADSSKKDILLRFCRLVEEGEFPLDNISFHLWCEVVQWYGLDTSSEMRYSPVTKSFWKLGWRLFGGRFLRLMSGSRGIGQVVSGEASIGLCHTKSSTINFAVPSVAMLSNFQPYGNFPNTISPGFIEQMVVLANETLKGKSCCLAFDGKKIAPGLTQNSGDIDLLGHEQLPEKSLKERKSALNEDIQKVQSLMDLVCTIQSQSGITSSDQLDDHSKRALFDELYSLFQLLSMKSAELRHLKKKKEFALKSFKARGGSDWRKSKYIYVISALHTMLNQVQECTFTWTTVREKLCHWLAILNNAGTTFMPGTVVRLTEQTNYISLQNIEELHDRHGEPLVESLQDGDIQTKVDTREIPQGTPEWHTIRSSARVTGSQLHRALGLESLKAQKEYFDRAIKKVINPPSFSEEQERAMAHGIEHEVDAAATLASKVLPALEPNLQVYEEGCIIMKQDNKPFLVVSPDRSLRSSRNCTVSAVEIKCPYTADVHDKIPFRYLSQLHAEMAALQCPVLLYLSYKADCTNVFKVTADTGLWADIWSAAVSQYGGSKPVKPTHLTPESKSLKQMLKEKAETVEFLGEFPSVTAVREPHLSSTVTSGSVRVNTLALEELSTLLMSVERLINEHYQLNRKKASEVVVQIVGNLDREWSMEQTHGFPTNYFLKGYSLTSEVMRSIVEENHQKCHDIGIHIPCRSFDGQWRQLLVRDKNGNPLTLLQLQKDIWKEVCGQKKRAIVEDLKTIPALEWVVEKDGQTGKSVIRVRMQNNLPFPTTAAVGWKTQDTSTSQESSVRADTTDDDTSLLPMLDTLPLESGSPSDNAAGNRDAAFSALDEISRELQNNDADADNVGHVHSQQPDTNNEEEIEQTDTDGSVYAEPDQPQTEELDCEQTHMADQQNHQLSESEFREILEQLIQDEKANVDQRWNNQNLEDFKEKFTSAAVLDSSFRNVDLNCIVECLKSDVKECEAIMRSWPKYRKVNALSDILADGSHVEVKKRRTRVTMPLSVLCEKVLLSNQYPKQALNVTLSEYKYAVKQKEWEETSAISNDVKVEGTNDPAAWFYKPEFSSERSQLEVSCIDGDHLLTRWRAHCARGNVKRIKRDAWIQVAKDRTTNLNISMVEDMLDAQSVPIACTFFSRQVEEKMVHMGFDREACFVRHIREGLIVAHDDSGISSSDRVKMRFRLRTYLMVGVNFHRFPPPGRYISSLGCPWQLWEDTIASIDAHMLLYPLVQQGSYNQRAFSSLLCEQFFSEMTGDDKTGHQGTLTAGELTRHFGATCEVLATRLNPHRKWDMRTKKSSVYPVVTAEPRHACSSMKKDTCLSLDKKHILQIRPRNHVFDLIRRRKSQRKSGHISGPNEPARGARGVRQHHRIDESKLLPSTRAGIGL, from the exons AGTCCCATCACTCCTGTGTCTCAAAAGAGCAGAGTACGAAAGAAAATACGATTTGGGACACCAGTGAAGTCTGATGACGTGGGCGTCGACTTATTTGAGTTCGATGAAGTGTCAAGAACCAAAGAGAAGGAAACACAGACATCTGCTGGAGATGTTCGGGACGGTATGGATGCAGACTCTACAGCGTTAGTTGATGAGGTTTTGAACGAGATGATAGACTTACTTCCAAAAGTAATTCTGGAACTAAAGCATGCAGATTCCAGTAAAAAAGACATTCTGCTCCGTTTCTGTCGCCTTGTTGAAGAGGGTGAGTTTCCGCTGGACAACATTTCCTTCCACCTCTGGTGCGAAGTAGTTCAGTGGTATGGCTTGGACACAAGCTCTGAAATGAGATATTCTCCTGTCACCAAAAGTTTCTGGAAATTAGGATGGCGTTTGTTTGGCGGTAGGTTCCTGAGACTCATGAGTGGAAGCAGAGGAATAGGGCAGGTGGTGTCAGGAGAGGCCAGTATTGGACTCTGCCACACAAAATCATCAACGATCAACTTTGCTGTTCCAAGTGTTGCAATGCTGTCCAACTTCCAACCATACGGAAACTTTCCCAACACTATCAGCCCAGGATTCATTGAGCAAATGGTAGTCTTGGCTAATGAAACACTCAAAGGGAAGTCCTGTTGTTTAGCCTTTGATGGCAAGAAGATAGCCCCAGGACTAACTCAGAACAGTGGTGATATCGACCTGCTAGGCCATGAACAGCTTCCAGAGAAATCTCTTAAGGAAAGGAAATCAGCTTTGAATGAGGACATTCAAAAGGTACAGTCTTTGATGGATCTGGTTTGCACAATTCAGTCACAATCAGGTATTACAAGTAGTGACCAGTTGGACGACCACTCAAAGAGAGCATTGTTTGATGAGCTATACAGCTTGTTTCAGCTGCTGAGCATGAAAAGTGCTGAGTTAAGGCacctgaagaaaaagaaggaattcGCATTAAAGTCATTCAAAGCAAGAGGGGGCAGTGACTGGAGAAAGTCGAAATACATCTATGTAATCAGTGCATTACACACAATGCTCAATCAAGTGCAAGAGTGCACATTTACGTGGACAACTGTCAGAGAGAAACTATGTCATTGGTTGGCAATCTTAAACAATGCTGGAACCACATTCATGCCTGGAACTGTGGTACGACTGACAGAGCAAACCAACTACATCAGTCTACAGAACATTGAAGAACTACATGACAGACATGGAGAGCCTCTAGTTGAGTCACTGCAAGATGGCGACATACAGACGAAGGTTGATACCAGAGAGATTCCACAAGGAACACCAGAATGGCACACAATCAGATCGTCAGCAAGAGTGACAGGTAGCCAGCTGCACAGGGCTCTTGGCTTGGAGTCATTGAAGGCACAAAAAGAGTACTTTGATCGTGCAATCAAGAAAGTCATCAACCCTCCTTCCTTTTCAGAAGAACAGGAGAGAGCAATGGCTCATGGCATTGAACATGAAGTAGATGCAGCTGCAACATTGGCCTCAAAGGTCCTTCCAGCACTGGAACCTAATCTGCAGGTGTATGAAGAAGGTTGTATCATCATGAAGCAGGACAATAAACCGTTTCTAGTTGTTTCCCCTGACAGGAGCCTTAGATCTTCAAGAAACTGTACGGTGAGTGCTGTTGAGATCAAATGTCCATATACAGCAGATGTACATGACAAGATTCCATTCAGGTACTTAAGTCAGCTACATGCTGAAATGGCAGCACTGCAGTGCCCTGTTCTACTGTACTTATCATATAAAGCAGACTGCACAAATGTCTTCAAGGTCACTGCTGATACAGGACTATGGGCAGACATATGGAGTGCAGCTGTCAGTCAGTATGGTGGAAGTAAACCAGTAAAGCCCACACATCTGACCCCCGAGTCAAAGTCACTGAAGCAGATGCTGAAGGAGAAAGCAGAGACAGTTGAGTTCCTTGGTGAGTTCCCATCAGTAACTGCAGTAAGGGAACCTCATCTATCATCCACTGTGACCTCTGGTTCTGTCAGGGTGAACACACTGGCACTTGAAGAACTATCCACTCTACTAATGTCGGTGGAAAGGCTAATAAATGAACACTATCAGTTGAACAGAAAGAAGGCATCTGAAGTGGTTGTGCAGATTGTTGGGAATCTGGACAGAGAATGGTCAATGGAGCAAACTCATGGTTTCCCAACAAACTATTTCCTAAAGGGGTATAGCCTGACTTCAGAAGTAATGAGAAGCATAGTCGAGGAAAATCACCAGAAGTGTCATGACATTGGAATCCACATTCCATGCCGGTCATTTGATGGGCAGTGGAGGCAGCTTCTTGTACGAGACAAGAATGGCAATCCACTCACTCTTCTACAGTTGCAGAAAGACATCTGGAAGGAGGTGTGTGGTCAGAAGAAAAGGGCAATTGTAGAAGACTTGAAAACCATTCCAGCCCTGGAATGGGTGGTAGAGAAAGATGGACAAACAGGAAAATCTGTCATCAGAGTAAGGATGCAGAACAACCTTCCCTTTCCCACTACAGCTGCTGTGGGATGGAAGACCCAAGATACCAGCACATCACAGGAGTCAAGTGTCAGGGCTGACACTACTGATGATGACACCTCCCTCTTACCCATGTTAGACACATTACCTCTGGAGTCTGGATCCCCTTCAGATAATGCGGCAGGCAACAGAGACGCAGCCTTCAGTGCATTGGATGAGATTTCAAGGGAATTACAGAATAATGATGCTGATGCTGATAATGTTGGCCATGTGCACAGCCAACAGCCAGACACCAACAATGAGGAAGAGATAGAGCAGACGGACACTGATGGAAGTGTGTATGCAGAGCCTGACCAGCCGCAGACAGAGGAGCTTGATTGTGAACAAACACACATGGCTGATCAGCAAAATCATCAGCTAAGTGAATCTGAATTCAGAGAAATCCTGGAACAACTGATACAAGATGAAAAGGCTAATGTTGATCAGCGATGGAACAATCAGAATCTTGAAGACTTCAAAGAGAAATTtacatctgctgcagtacttgaCTCTTCATTCCGAAATGTTGACCTGAACTGTATAGTGGAGTGTTTGAAATCAGATGTAAAAGAATGTGAAGCGATCATGCGGAGCTGGCCTAAATACAGGAAAGTAAATGCATTGTCGGATATTCTAGCAGATGGCTCACATGTTGAAGTGAAGAAGAGGAGGACCAGAGTAACTATGCCATTGTCAGTCCTGTGTGAAAAAGTACTCCTGTCAAATCAGTACCCCAAGCAAGCTCTTAATGTAACCTTATCAGAATATAAGTATGCTGTAAAGCAGAAAGAATGGGAAGAAACAAGTGCTATCAGCAATGATGTAAAAGTGGAAGGAACAAATGACCCTGCAGCATGGTTCTACAAGCCTGAATTCAGTTCTGAAAGATCCCAGCTTGAGGTAAGCTGCATTGATGGTGACCACCTTCTGACCCGATGGCGAGCACATTGTGCCAGAGGAAATGTGAAGAGAATCAAAAGGGATGCCTGGATCCAAGTTGCCAAGGACAGAACAACAAACCTTAACATTAGCATGGTGGAGGACATGTTGGATGCACAAAGTGTGCCTATTGCATGCACATTCTTCAGTAGGCAAGTTGAAGAGAAGATGGTACACATGGGATTTGACAGGGAAGCATGCTTTGTCAGACACATCAGGGAAGGTTTGATTGTGGCACATGATGATTCTGGCATTTCTTCATCAGACCGAGTAAAGATGCGTTTCAGACTAAGGACATACTTGATGGTGGGGGTTAACTTCCACAGATTCCCACCTCCAGGAAGATACATATCAAGTCTAGGGTGTCCATGGCAACTATGGGAAGATACTATTGCCAGCATTGATGCACACATGCTGCTGTATCCACTTGTGCAACAAGGTAGCTACAATCAAAGGGCATTCTCCAGCTTACTTTGTGAACAATTCTTCAGCGAAATGACAGGGGATGACAAAACGGGACATCAAGGGACACTGACAGCTGGTGAACTGACACGTCACTTTGGAGCTACCTGTGAGGTGCTTGCAACCAGGCTGAATCCACATCG GAAGTGGGACATGAGAACAAAGAAGTCATCTGTGTATCCAGTGGTGACTGCTGAGCCCAGACATGCCTGCTCCTCCATGAAGAAAGacacatgcctgtccctggacAAGAAGCACATACTTCAAATCAGACCAAG GAATCATGTGTTTGACCTGATAAGAAGGAGAAAGAGCCAGCGAAAATCAGGGCACATATCAGGTCCAAATGAGCCAGCACGTGGGGCACGTGGGGTTCGACAGCACCATCGCATTGACGAAAGCAAATTGCTGCCTTCAACAAGGGCTGGGATTGGACTTTAA